ACTCTACGGTTAAATCCAACCCAGCTCACTTCGCGATTATTATAATATGCTTTATTTCCTAAATCTATATTCTGATTCATCATCATCACATCCACTTTCATGTTTTCATAATTCTGCCTATTCTACTATACCGAATTAATGTAAAGCTTTTGTAAATATGAGGTTAATTTTAGATTTAATGATTTTTTCGATGTGTTTCTTCTGTCTCTCTGCCTGATACTCTTCAGCTATTGGATCTCCGTTGTATTCGATGACTAAATCATATTTATCGTCCTTCTTCTCAAAATAAAGTGCTTCAACGATATTCGTATTGCTGATATTTAATGCATATGAAAACTTCAGGATGCTGCCTAGCATCTGGATAACATCTTTTTCATCATTGTTAAACCATTTCGTTTCATCTTCATAGAACTTCAGTAAAGATTTATTCTTATAGCTGGCAAGTAATGCGAGTTTAACACGATTCTTATGGCTGATGCCATTTAGACTTGAATTAGAGAGAATGTAATACGTATGCTGACTCGCTGCATCAGAATCGATATAGCTTCCTAAATAATAAAGATATGCTGCATGCTTTAAGAACGTTTTGTCCTTTTTATTGCCTTTGATCAAGTCATGCTTTTCCATTTCATAATATAACGTTTCTGCAATCATCGTACGCTGCATCGCTTCATCATGGTTGATATTATAATCACTCGCTAAGTTACGTAATGAATCCTTAAATACATTATCTTTATCAAATGGTAATACGTATTCTTTTTCAAGAACTTTCATAATGACACCTTCACGCAATCCTTTACGAGAGAAGATGAATTCTGTCGCATCTACTTCGTCGAACAGCGTATTAAATAGCACACATGATGGTACGATAATATCTTGACGATCGCGACTCAAGCCATCCAGATCTTCAAGTTCATCTTTAGGCGTATGAATCAGCGTTTCAAATACAAGTTCAAGATCCTTCTCCTTCATTCCATATCCGTGCACACCTGCTATCGGGTACTCTGTCATCGACTGGTGAATACGCGCGATATTACGTGCAGAGCCACCAATTGCAATAATTGGACATTTACGTTTTTCAAGCCACTTCAGACTTTGCAGTTCATTCTTAATGTATTCACCCGCTGCTTTAATCGCTTCTTCATCATTATGTTCCTTGCCGTCAAAGAACAGCTTCTGTAACGTCACTACACCGAACGGGAAACTATGTGAAAATTTAAGTTCCTTGTCTTCAAAATAAGTAACTTCCGTACTTCCTCCACCGATATCAACAGTGACACCATCTTCATAGTCTAATGTGTTAATCACTGCATAGTAGCCATAGAATGCTTCTTCCTGTTCAGTAATAATGCGCACATCTATCCCTGTTTCTTCCTTGACGCGTGCGATAATCGCTTCAATATTAGCTGATTGACGTACAGCTGCTGTCGCTACTGGGTAAAGTGCATCCACTTTAAACTTATCTGCAACTTTCTGAAAACTTTGTAACGTATCACAAAGCACAGCGATTCCTTTATCCGACATCACCTTATCTGCATCTAAGTATTGATACAGTCGTGCAGGTGTCTTGATATTCTGTAATTCCTGTAATCCTGTTTCAACTGAATAATCAAAGATTACAAGTCTGATTGTGTTCGATCCAATGTCTACTAATCCAATTCTCTTCATAATTACCTGCCCTTTACTTCTTATTTCGGATGAATCATTTCCTCTGGTTTAATCCATTCGTTAAATTGTTCCTCAGTTAAATAGCCACTGTTAAGCGCAGATTCTTTTAATGTTAATCCTTCTTTATGTGCAGTCTTTGCAATGTATGCTGCTTTCTCATAACCGATATGTGGGTTAAGCGCTGTTACTAACATTAATGACTCATTTAAGTATTTAGTAATATTCTCTTCAATCGGTTCGATTCCTACCGCACAGTTATCGTTGAATGACTGCATTCCATCTGTTAATAAATAGATTGATTGTAATGTATTGTACATAATAACTGGTTTAAATACGTTAAGCTCGAAGTTCCCCTGGCTTGCCGCGATTCCAACAGCTGCGTCATTACCCATAACTTGTACGGCAACCATCGTTAACATCTCAGACTGTGTAGGGTTTACTTTACCTGGCATAATCGACGAACCTGGTTCGTTCTCCGGAATAGAAATTTCAGCAAGACCAGCACGAGGTCCTGATGACAGCCAGCGTACGTCGTTTGCAATCTTCATTAAGTCAGCAGCTAATGCTTTAAGTGCTCCGTGAACGAATGTCACTTCATCGTGTGCAGTTAACGCATGGAATTTGTTTGGAGATGAGATGAAATCATATCCTGTCTGTTCACCGATTTGACGTGCTACGCGATCACCGAACTCTGGATGTGCGTTGATTCCAGTACCTACTGCTGTACCTCCGATTGCAAGGCTCAGTAATTCCTTCTTAGATGTATTTAATAATTCCTCACACTTATCTAACATATAGCGCCATCCTGAAATTTCTTGTCCTAACGTTAATGGTGTCGCATCTTGTAAGTGTGTACGACCAATCTTGATAATATTGGCGAACTTTTCTTCTTTTTCCTTTAAAGTATTACGTAATGTATTTAAAGAAGGTAATAATTTAGCTTCTATTTCGTGGAATAATGCAACGTGCATCGCCGTCGGATACGTGTCATTAGAGCTTTGCGATTTGTTGACATCATCGTTCGGATGAACAGTTTCGTCGCTTCCAGCTTCCTTTAAATAGTTATTCGCAACAAACGCTACAACTTCATTAACGTTCATATTACTTTGCGTACCACTTCCCGTCTGCCATACAACTAATGGGAAATGTTCATCTAATTTCCCGCTCAATACATCATCACACGCTTTAACGATAGCGTCACTCTTAGCTTCAGATAATTTCCCTAAGCCTTTGTTTACAATCGCAGCAGCTTTCTTTAAGTGCGCAAAGCCATATACTACTTCAATCGGCATCTGTTCTTTACCTACTGGAAAGTTCTGCTTACTACGTTGTGTTTGTGCACCCCAGAACTTATCTGCAGGTACTTCAATTTCTCCAAATGTATCGTGTTCAATTCTAAATGACATGTTATTCTCCCCTTATCTCTTTTATACTTATATTTTACATTAAATAACGCTTTCATTCATTAATATTCAATAAAAAAATCAGAATACACATCATGTATTCTGATTTTTCATCACGCTTCGTCATCTTGATTTTCCTCATGAGCTTCGGCGTTCTGTTCGGATATTTGTTCCATCTCTTTACCGAGCTCTACAACATCGTCAAAGTTTGTAACCATTTCGTTCTCTTGGTCTTCATAGCGATGAGTTGACATAATTTAACACCCCTTTAACTAAAAGTTAACATTTGTTAACTATAATATAAATGACACTAAACGATAAGGAGAATCCTCATGCAATTCATCGTAAGAACCCCCTCACAACAAGTCTACAGCTTTATGCACCTGAAACACAGATATCATTTCAATGACACCAATGTACGCGACCTTGAAAAGAAGGAACTCGGCTATATCGGTGAAGTAATAGCTGATGAATTGATACATGCACACTTCGGTAATGACGCATGTATTTATTTAACTGATTTAAACTATATTATTAATTATACCCAAGTTCAGATCGATTCTATCTTAATTATCGAAAATACTTTGTATATTTTTGAAGTGAAGTACTTTAACTTTGATTTGACGTATGATGGTGAACTTTATTATCTTGCTAACGGTGAAGTTCTTCATTCCTTGAATAATCAGCTCGAGAAGATTAAGAAGCTCATGCGTTCAGTATTTGAATATAAAGTCGATGACATTATTGTAAAGCCGTTTTTTACGAATAAGGATCAGAAGATTTATGCTAAGCATGCTGATCATTATTTAACGATGCACAATTATAAAGCATTCTTTAATTCTATTGAGAAGCCAAAATTTTATAATCAGGCCGTATCTGCCGAATTGATTCAAATGAGAAAACCGAATGACTTTGATAAACCGTTAGAAATACGATATCACGAAGTTGAGAAAGGAACATACTGTCCAGATTGTTTTCACAAATTAGAGAAATCGTCGGAAAGAAAATATCAATGCACACAGTGCGATAAAATATTTACAAGTCGAATGATTATTGAACAGAGTTTTAAAGATTTGCCGATATTGTTTCCGAATATCGTGATTACAACACCATTATTATATGACTGGTTCGGTGGTCAGATGAGTGATCGCAATTTAAGAAGATATTTGAAGATGCACAAGACTGAGCACCCGTTTAAGTTACTTCATAAGAAAAAGTAATTGCTGAGTGGCCGGGCGGCGGACACTCAGCACCCTTTTTATTCGCGAGTGGCCGATTGGCGGACACTCAGCACCCTTTTTATTCGCGAGTGGCCGATTGGCGGACACTCAGCACCCTTTTTATTCGCGAGTGGCCGATTGGCGGACATTCGATACTCTTTTTATTCGCGAGTGGCCGGGCGGCGGACATTCAGCACTCTTTTTATTCGCGAGTGGCCGGTCGGCGGACATTCAGCACCCTTTTTATTCGCGAGTGGCCGGGCGGCGGACACTCGGCACCCTTTTTATTCGCGAGTGGCCGGGCGCGGACACTCGGCACTCTTTTTATTCGCGAGTGGCCGGGCGGCGGACACTCGGCACTCTTTTTATTCGCGAGTGGCCGATTGGCGGACACTCAGCACCCTTTTTGCCGGTATCCGGACACTCAAATCCATGCTCCCCCACATCATCAAACAAAAAAAGACCCTCATCCGGGGTCTTTACTTCAATTAGCTATACATTTGATAGAAGTACTCACGCACATCTTCAGGTAAGCCTTGTGCTGCGTCTTTATCCATAATAACGTTCACCATACGATGCGTCTTTAAGTTCGCTGCTTCGAAACGGCCTCCCGCTTCAGTCTTATAAATATTGCGTACTGTATCCGCTTTTTCGTGTCCTGTTAATAATAGAACGATTTCACGTGCGGCACGTAATCCTTTATCATCATCTTGATCAATGTCTTTATAACCGACTGCTCCGCTACTTGCTACTGATGCAAATAATGTCGTCAGTTTGCCTTTATTTTCTTTAGTCTTAGCTTTTTCATTGATTAATGACATGATATTACCTTTACCTGCATTGTGATACTGGCTTTCAACAGCACCAATATTCAAGTACTCTGATTTCTTCTTATCATAATCAAAGATGTGAATCTGGCTCATATCTACTGGTGTCTTTGCAACGTCCGCAGAAAGTTCTGCGAGTACAGCATCCGCCTCATTTCCTAATGCTGTTGCAATAATAGAAGTTGGATTATTGTTCATCTGTTTACGGAATATATCTGCTACATAGTTTGCTGCTGTTGATTTATCTTCAAATACTTTAAAGTTCATTGCCATGATGTTTTCCTCCTAATTGATCTCTTTTTTATTATACATGATTACTTTTACTCTTACCCTAAAATTAGCATACATAACCTTATAATTTATAAAGTGCTCTTAGAAATATTGTTTAAATTATTCACACTTTAGGTTATAATGTGTATATTAATGTTATTTAGGGGGAGTACCAATGAATACTTTATTAATCGGTGTGGTATGTATCGCGTTCTTAACTGCCATCTTAACAGCTGGCCGTGAATCTAGTTACGGTTTAAAAGAAGAAGATCTAGACAAGTAAAAAGCAGCCGCGGCTGCTTTTTTTATTGCTTTAAAAATCCTTTTGACTTTAATACCGCATCAACGTCAAGTCTCGGTTTACCTTTGAGCATACCGATTACTTGTGCACTCCAGGCGTCATCTCTCTCACCGTTCGTTCTTTCTTTGTAATATGCACTCACGCGGGCATCATAATCTTTATAATCGTTGAAATCAAATGGCTGATATTCGTTTTCATGATAAACAACGTCAAATGGCAGACGTTCTTTCTGACTACCTTCCTGATCTGGTACACCTGCGACCATCCCAAATAACGGATACGTATATTCTGGTAAGTTCAGCAGTTCGCTGACACGTGCGATATCGTTTCTTAATGAACCGATATAACATATCCCTAATCCCATACTTTCTGCTGCTACCGCCATATTCTGAGCTGCAAGTGCGGCATCCACCGTACCTACAATTAGCGATTCCGTTGTTCCAAAGTAATCATCGACATTCGTATTAAAATGATGTCCAAGATGATGATGACGATTAAAGTCTACGACAAACACAAATAGATGACCATTATGCTCAACATAGCTCTGAGTGCTGACTGCTCTTAACTGTGCCTTCAGCTCACTGTCTGTCACCCCTATAATTGAGTAGCTTTGAACGTAGCTTGAAGTTGATGCATGCTGTGCTGCAGTGACCAATGTCTTAATCTGTTCTTGTGTCAAAGGTTCGTCCTTAAACTTACGTATAGAACGATGATTGAGTAGTAAATCGATTGTATCCATAGTACACCTCCGAATTATTTTAATCCTGGATAGTTCTGCTGACGCAACGCCTCATATATTAATATTGCTGCTGTATTCGATAAATTAAGTGAACGTACATTATCGTTCATCGGTATACGCAGTGCTGTATCCATATATTTTTCCTTCACCCAGTCAGGGAGTCCGGTCGTTTCTTTACCGAATATAAAGTAATGTTTCTCATCTGTATTGCTGTAATCGAATGTAGTATGTGGTTTCTTACCGAACTTCGTCAGCAGATAATAGTGCCCTTTATTCTTCTCAAAAAATTCTTCGATACTATCATAGTACGTAATATTGACGAATTTCCAGTAATCAAGTCCTGCTCGACGTAACATCTTATCATCAGTTGAGAATCCTAACGGACGAATTAAATGAAGATCTGTATCTGTAGCTGCGCAACTACGTGCGATATTTCCTGTATTTGCTGGTATTTCTGGTTGATATAATACGATATTGATTGATGACATCTATTCTACACTTCCTAAACTTTTTAATATTTCTATTTTAACATCATTATCTGTTTCCTGCGTATATCTTTCTCTCAAATAATCATGGGTGGACGAACTTATTTGGCCGAGCGCCCAGTACGCCGTCCCTTTAATTTCGGGTCTCACATCATTTTCAGCGATTTCTTTCAAGTCATCAATGGCATCTATTTCTTTGAAGTGTGCAAGCGCTAAGATCGCATTACGCTGAATCGGCTTCTTACCACGCCATGCACCAGCGAGATGACCAAATTCATTCTTAAACTGTTTGTTATTCATCTTTAAAAGCGGCACGAGTAAAGGCTTTAAAGTCTCTGGCTCCAGTTCGATATCATCGTGCATCGTATTGATGCCACGATTCTTCGGACATACTTGCTGACACGTGTCACAACCATACAACCTGTTACCAATTTTCCCGCGATATTCGTCCGGCATAAATCCTTTCGTCTGTGTTAAGAAACTGATACATTTATTGGAATCCAGTTGTCCATCCCCTAACAATGCGCCTGTCGGACAGCGGTCGATACATATCGTACAGTCGAGACATGAATCGATAACAGCATTGTCTGGCGTAAATGGAATAGAGATCAGCATCTCTCCTAAATATGTCCATGTCCCGAGCGTCTTATTTAATATAAAGCCATTCTTCGCTGCATAGCCAAGCCCTGCACGCTCTGCGACTGCACGATCACTTAACACACCCGTATCCACCATATTCATCACTTTCGCATCTGGCACACGTTCTAATATAAATGCTTCAAGTAATGATAAACGTTTGTTCAGCAATGTATGATAATCTATCCCCCACGATGCGCGTGCGAATATCCCACGACGGGCGCCGCGTATACTTTTCGGCGCGTTCGGTAGTTTATTCGGATAGCCGACCGCAATCGCGATGATAGATTCAGCTTCTGGCAATGACAGTTTCGGATCAATGCGCTCTTCAATCGAACCTTTCTCAAAGCCTGATGCATAACCTGAACTGTAATAGGCTTCTAGCTTCGGTCGCAGTTCATGAAAGGGCTCTGCCGTCGTAAAGCCAATGGCATCAATGCCGATTGTCTTACTATAAGCGATAATCTCCTGTTTTAACTGGTCGTTCATCGTACACCTCCTAAGCATTAATAGTTTAACATAAAAAAGCGTGTGGATATCCCACACGCTTACAATACTTTAGATAAAAAGCTCTTCGTTCTTTCGTTCTTTGGATTTGTAAATATTTCAGAAGGTGCACCTTCTTCTTGTACAATCCCTTTATCCATAAAGATGACGCGATCTGCGACTTCTCTTGCAAATCCCATCTCGTGTGTCACAACGACCATCGTCATGCCTTCAAGTGCAAGCTTCTTCATAACTTGCAGTACATCTCCTACTACTTCTGGATCCAGTGCTGATGTTGGTTCATCAAAGAGCATCACGTCCGGATTCATCGCTAATGCACGCGCAATCGCTACACGCTGCTTCTGTCCGCCTGAGAGCTGCGAAGGGTAATGTTCTGCTCTATCCTGTAACCCAACTTTATCAAGCAGTTCGATTCCTTTTGCCTTTAATGCAGATTTATCACCCTTATTAAGCAGAGAAGGCGCAAGCATCAGATTCTCGATAACAGTCTTATGAGGGAAAAGGTTAAAGCTCTGAAACACCATTCCCATCTTCTGTCTAAGTTTATTGATGTTCGTCCCTTTCGCTGTGAGCTGGTTGCCTTCAAAGATAATTTCTCCGCTTGTCGGCGTTTCAAGTAGGTTCAGACAGCGTAATAACGTTGATTTACCACTACCAGAAGGTCCGATAATTGCGACAACCTCACCACTATTTACTTCAAGGTCGATTCCTTTTAACACTTCAACTTCTCCAAAACTTTTGTGTAGATCATTCACCTTAATCACTTACACTCATTCTCCTTTCAAAGACATTCATCACACGTGATAATCCGAATGTCAGTATAAAGTACACAACTGCTGCTATCAGTAACGGTGTAAATGGATCAAACGATGCACCTTGCACCACTTGAGCGTTGAACATGAGTTCAGATACCCCGATCACGGAAACTATAGATGACTCTTTAATTACTGTAATAAATTCATTACCAAGTGCCGGCAATATCTTCTTGATTGCTTGTGGCATGATTACTTTGTTCATCGCCTGTGAATGACTAAGTCCTAGTGAACGCGCCGCTTCCATCTGACCTTTGTCCACTGCTTTAATCCCTGCACGAATAATCTCAGCAATATACGCTGCACAGTTGATAACGAGTGCGATTGCTCCACAGATGAATGCTGAAACATCGATACCGAGTACTGCTGTCGTACCGAAGTACACTAAGAATACTTGAACAAGTAACGGTGTCCCACGGATAAACTCGATATAGATCCATGATATCGTTTTTAAAATAATGTTACGACTCAATTTCATAAATGCCAGAATGCCGCCAAACAGTGATCCGAGCAATACACCGATTAACGAAATTAATATCGTAGCACCGATCCCCTGAATAAAGAATGTCCCATATTTACTGAAGAAGGATCCATCGTTGAACATTGCTTCGTTCGCTTTCTTCTGGAAATCTTTAATCATATCTTTATCCTGTACTTCTTTAATAGACGTATTCAACGCATTTAACAGCTTCGGAGAATCTTTAGGTAATGCGATTGCAACACCTTTATCTTCATTTGCAAATGAAATATCTGAAAATGTTAATTTATCATTTTGTGAGACATAAGCATCCGCTACTGGTCCACCAAGGATAACACCGTCAATTTTTCCGGTATTTAATGACATAACAATTTCAGGAACACGTGTTAATGAGCTTACTTGAGCATCCGGTAATTCTTCTTTAGCCAATTCTTCCTGCGTTGTCTGTTTTTGTACGCCGATTATTTTACCGTTGAAATCTTCAACTTTGCTCAGTTTATCTTTATCTTTCTTTTGAACAATCATCTTCTGCTTGTCATACATATAAAAATCCGAAAAATCGACTTCCTTTTTACGTTCAGGAGTTGGAGACATCCCTGAGATGATGACATCAATCTTGTTCGTCTTCAAAGCACCTAACAGACTATCAAACTGCATATTGACAATTTTCAGCTCTACTCCCATGTCTTTCGCAAGTTTTTTAGCGAGCTCTACATCGATACCTTCATAGACACGCTTGCCGTTAACAGTTCTTTCAAATTCATAAGGTGCATAATCTGCTGATAACCCTACACGCAGGACGCCCTCTTTTTTAATCTGATCTAATTGATCTTGTTTTGCATTTGATACGGTTGTAAATATTATCGAAAAAATAATTAATACTGTGAATAATTTAAATATCGAACTCAGTTTCATCCCTCAACCTCCTTATATTTATAACTAATAATACATTATGACGAATAATTATGCAATAGCGAATAAAATAATTTTGAAAAGAAGATTAATCTATTGTACAATTTATAAAAATCAAAGAGAGAGTGACTTTCATGCCAACATTAAATAACAATATTTTAGAAGTAACTATTCCAGGGACAAGAGAATTTGCAAATAAAGTAGCAGGTCTGGACGATGCTGTTGATTTGACGCTCGGACAGTCCGGTTTCGATGCACCACAATATATTAAAGATGCAATGATTGAAGCAATCAATGACAATAAGCTGCGCTATACACATAACCGTGGTCTTATTGAACTGCGTCAGTCTATCAGTGATAAGTTAAAGCGTGATTTCAACGTTGACTATGATGCTGAGCATCAGATTGTCGTAACAAACGGTGGGTCAGAAGCAATAGATGATATTTTCAGAAGCATCATCAATCCAGGAGATGAAGTGATCATCCCTTCTCCAAGTTATCTTGGGTATGAACCCATTCTGAAGCTGCTCGGAGCTAAAGTTGTCAATATTGATACACGTGATACGCATTTAATTCCGACACCAGAAGCGGTTAAAGCGGCAATCACAGACAATACGAAAGCGATTCTATTTAACTATCCGACAAATCCAACTGGTAAGACATTGACATATGATCAGATAAAAGGTCTAGTAGATGTGCTGAAAGATGAAGATATCTTTATCGTGACAGATGAAATTTATTCAGAGAATATATATGACGTAGAACATCATTCATTTATCGAATTTGACAGTGTTCGTGATCGATTATTTGTTATCAATGGATTATCGAAGTCACATGCAATCACTGGTGCACGTGTCGGCTACGTTGCTTCTACTCCTGAACTCATTACGCACGTAACGAGCGTTCATCTATACAACTCTATCTGTGTCGCAACGCCAAGTCAGTACGGGGCGCTTAGTGCGTTCACACATGATAATAAAGAGATCATCGCAATGAATAAAGCGTATAAAGAACGCAGAGACTATCTTTATGACAAATTAACACAGATGGGATTACCAGTAGAAAAACCTCAAGGTGCTTTCTATATCTTCCCGGATATTTCTGCCTATAATTCAGACTCATATCAGTTTGCTACAGATTTGCTGGAATCTGAACGCCTTGCAGTAGTACCAGGCAGTGCATTTTCTAAATACGGAGAAGGTCATATCCGTCTGTCTTTCGCATCAACAATGGAAGAAATTAAAGAAGCATGCGTAAGGCTTGAACGATTCCTGAATAATTATCCAAAACAGCAAAAATAAATTTATACAAAAATTAACCCATGACAGTGATGCTGCATTATCACTGTCATGGGTTATTTTCATTATTATATTATCAATAATCAAACGCTTACTGCTGTGGCGTAAACTTATATAAACTATCCTGATATTTCGGCATAATCTTTTTTAGCACGATATGCGTAATAAATGCAATCGGCAATGGAATAATTACGTATGCAAAAAGCAGGCTGAGCACATTAGCAGCGAAACTTCCTTCCATAAACTTCAGTGCATTGATTGGACCAACGAGCCCAGTGTATCCGAAACCTGCACTCATCGGTGTACCTTGTACATTAAAGAAATATGCACACAGTCCTGCAACAATCCCATTAATAAAGAGCGGTAAAGCAATCAGTGGATTCTTGAAGTATACAGGCATCATCATCTTCGCAGCACCAATAATTAACGTCAGTACCGTTCCGCGATCATTCA
Above is a window of Macrococcoides canis DNA encoding:
- a CDS encoding pyridoxal phosphate-dependent aminotransferase, with the translated sequence MPTLNNNILEVTIPGTREFANKVAGLDDAVDLTLGQSGFDAPQYIKDAMIEAINDNKLRYTHNRGLIELRQSISDKLKRDFNVDYDAEHQIVVTNGGSEAIDDIFRSIINPGDEVIIPSPSYLGYEPILKLLGAKVVNIDTRDTHLIPTPEAVKAAITDNTKAILFNYPTNPTGKTLTYDQIKGLVDVLKDEDIFIVTDEIYSENIYDVEHHSFIEFDSVRDRLFVINGLSKSHAITGARVGYVASTPELITHVTSVHLYNSICVATPSQYGALSAFTHDNKEIIAMNKAYKERRDYLYDKLTQMGLPVEKPQGAFYIFPDISAYNSDSYQFATDLLESERLAVVPGSAFSKYGEGHIRLSFASTMEEIKEACVRLERFLNNYPKQQK